From Pseudomonas sp. StFLB209, a single genomic window includes:
- a CDS encoding FecR domain-containing protein, with amino-acid sequence MSGDSQDQARQLAHAAAYWLALIESGSASAEDLARLRHWREQSHHHEQMWQKAQGLRQRFAEVPAQLALASLDRPGPDLQRRAVLKRALVVAALLPTGWLLSRQLPLANWSADLRTATGERRMVGLPDGSQLQLNTATAVDLEWRAGQHQLRLIDGELALNMAADAQQVSIQTRLGQISASAAELCVRQDARRCRVSVSRGSVELRSASGAIERLQAGQRASLNIDGITPIERFDARQPDWRMGVLSVENRPLGSFLTELGRYRPGILRWEPGLEQLAVTGSFRLDDTEQILDLLAASLPIQVQRRTRYWVTLVARPKVV; translated from the coding sequence GTGAGCGGCGACAGTCAGGATCAGGCGCGTCAGCTGGCGCATGCAGCAGCCTATTGGCTGGCGTTGATCGAATCGGGCAGCGCCAGCGCCGAGGATCTCGCACGCTTGCGTCACTGGCGCGAACAGTCGCATCACCATGAGCAGATGTGGCAGAAGGCCCAGGGGCTGCGCCAGCGCTTTGCCGAGGTGCCTGCCCAGCTTGCGCTGGCCAGCCTCGACCGGCCCGGCCCTGACCTGCAACGACGCGCCGTGCTCAAGCGGGCGCTGGTGGTGGCGGCATTGTTGCCGACGGGCTGGCTGCTGAGCCGGCAACTGCCGCTGGCCAACTGGAGTGCCGACTTGCGGACCGCCACCGGTGAGCGGCGCATGGTCGGCTTGCCCGATGGCAGTCAATTGCAGCTCAACACCGCCACGGCGGTGGATCTGGAGTGGCGGGCCGGCCAGCACCAGTTGCGACTGATCGACGGTGAACTGGCACTGAACATGGCCGCTGATGCGCAGCAGGTGAGCATTCAAACCCGTCTTGGGCAGATCAGTGCCAGTGCCGCCGAGCTGTGTGTTCGTCAGGATGCCCGGCGCTGCCGGGTGTCGGTCAGCCGCGGCAGTGTCGAGTTGCGCTCGGCCAGCGGTGCTATCGAGCGCCTGCAGGCCGGGCAGCGCGCTTCGTTGAATATCGACGGCATCACGCCGATAGAACGCTTCGACGCCCGTCAGCCGGATTGGCGCATGGGCGTGCTGAGTGTCGAAAATCGCCCGTTGGGCAGCTTCCTGACCGAGCTTGGCCGCTACCGGCCGGGCATCTTGCGTTGGGAGCCTGGCCTGGAGCAGTTGGCCGTGACTGGCTCCTTCCGGCTGGACGACACCGAACAGATCCTCGACCTGCTGGCCGCCAGCCTGCCGATTCAGGTACAGCGCCGGACGCGCTACTGGGTCACCCTGGTCGCGCGCCCGAAAGTCGTCTGA
- a CDS encoding class I SAM-dependent methyltransferase, whose product MKAPVDLQQLKKRHNQVWSSGDYAVIGTGLLLTAELLAEACDLRYDETVLDVAAGNGNASLAAARRGCVVTSTDFVGALLERGRERARAERFDISFLEADAEALPFADASFDAVLSTFGVMFTPDQPRAAAELARVCRPGGRIGLACWTPDGFVGQMFKALARHVPPPEGIRSPLQWGNRSCLDDLFAATASEVRVTPRLFNMRYRSAQHFIDTFRAWYGPLHMAFASLSANDAQRLQQDLSDLLKRMNRAGSESLIVPAEYLEVVIVRR is encoded by the coding sequence ATGAAAGCCCCCGTGGATCTGCAACAACTCAAAAAGCGCCATAACCAGGTCTGGAGCAGCGGCGACTACGCCGTGATCGGCACCGGACTGCTGCTCACGGCTGAACTGCTTGCCGAAGCCTGCGACTTGCGCTACGACGAAACCGTGCTGGACGTTGCCGCCGGTAACGGCAACGCCAGCCTTGCCGCCGCCCGGCGCGGCTGCGTGGTAACCTCCACCGACTTTGTCGGCGCGCTGCTTGAGCGCGGGCGCGAACGGGCAAGGGCCGAGCGCTTCGACATCAGTTTTCTGGAAGCCGATGCCGAAGCCCTGCCGTTTGCCGATGCCAGCTTCGACGCGGTGCTGTCGACCTTTGGTGTGATGTTCACCCCTGACCAGCCTCGCGCTGCAGCTGAACTGGCCAGGGTCTGCCGGCCCGGCGGGCGCATTGGCCTGGCCTGCTGGACGCCGGACGGTTTTGTCGGACAGATGTTCAAGGCTCTTGCCAGGCATGTACCGCCACCTGAAGGCATACGCTCACCGTTGCAGTGGGGTAACAGAAGTTGCCTGGACGACTTGTTTGCCGCCACCGCCAGCGAGGTGCGGGTAACACCGCGACTGTTCAATATGCGTTATCGCTCTGCGCAGCACTTTATCGACACCTTCCGCGCCTGGTACGGGCCACTGCACATGGCCTTTGCCAGTTTGTCCGCGAACGACGCGCAGCGCTTGCAACAGGACTTGAGCGACCTGCTAAAACGCATGAACCGGGCCGGTAGCGAATCGCTGATCGTCCCGGCGGAATATCTTGAAGTGGTGATCGTGCGGCGCTGA
- a CDS encoding helix-turn-helix domain-containing protein, translating into MTGIGPRLKRERVRLKLSQSALGAIGGVETNAQGNYENGMRYPRADYLSRVSEVGVDVSYVVTGQSRPPPANDASSAQPSENLEHVIAALHESLHGMSRNLYQMTRMLEARTQHTEPDGACSLDALCNEAESISLAALRLIYTTARLV; encoded by the coding sequence ATGACCGGGATTGGTCCACGCCTGAAGCGTGAACGTGTACGCCTGAAACTTTCCCAGAGCGCGCTGGGGGCCATTGGTGGCGTTGAAACCAACGCCCAGGGCAATTATGAAAACGGCATGAGATACCCCAGGGCCGATTACCTCTCACGGGTATCGGAAGTTGGCGTTGATGTCAGCTATGTGGTCACCGGGCAATCTCGCCCACCTCCCGCCAATGACGCATCGTCTGCGCAGCCGAGCGAAAATCTGGAGCACGTCATCGCCGCCCTGCATGAAAGCCTGCATGGCATGAGCCGCAACCTGTACCAGATGACCCGTATGCTGGAAGCCAGAACCCAGCATACCGAGCCTGACGGTGCCTGTTCGCTCGACGCGCTGTGCAATGAGGCTGAATCCATCAGCCTGGCGGCGCTGCGGCTGATCTACACCACCGCGCGGCTCGTTTAG
- a CDS encoding PqiC family protein: MTLRRKFAVLAAVFGLAACSSPTLRYYTLVAPMDSAPPQRSAPAPFQFEMLPVLLPVQVDQPPLVVRQGDGSLAILDTERWGAPLGDEFHDALTAQLERLWNRRDVAGLPKNSDEPLLSLRADVRRFESVPGQFALIDVVWNLSLRSGPSGSKRENLTCSSVIRENAAASMENLVLAHQRAVSRLAEQIAQTGRNWSQQRSAGCP; this comes from the coding sequence ATGACCCTGCGCCGCAAGTTTGCTGTTCTGGCCGCCGTTTTCGGTCTGGCCGCCTGCTCGTCACCGACCCTGCGCTACTACACCCTGGTCGCGCCCATGGACTCCGCCCCCCCGCAACGCAGCGCACCGGCGCCGTTCCAGTTTGAAATGCTCCCGGTGCTGCTGCCGGTGCAGGTCGACCAGCCGCCGCTGGTCGTGCGCCAGGGCGATGGCAGCCTAGCGATACTCGACACTGAGCGCTGGGGCGCGCCGCTGGGCGATGAGTTTCATGACGCTCTGACCGCCCAGCTCGAACGGCTGTGGAATCGCCGCGATGTGGCGGGGCTGCCCAAAAACAGCGATGAGCCGCTGCTGTCACTGCGCGCTGACGTACGCCGCTTTGAATCGGTGCCCGGCCAGTTTGCGCTGATCGACGTGGTATGGAATCTGAGCTTGCGTAGCGGCCCGAGCGGCAGCAAGCGCGAGAACCTGACCTGCAGCAGCGTGATCCGCGAAAATGCCGCAGCCAGCATGGAAAACCTGGTGCTGGCCCATCAACGCGCCGTGAGCCGCCTGGCCGAGCAGATTGCCCAGACAGGCCGTAACTGGTCGCAGCAGCGTAGTGCCGGCTGCCCTTGA